The Cellulophaga sp. L1A9 genome window below encodes:
- a CDS encoding Fic family protein: MEIEIPSIKTSVFQGNTTPENGKIVGYGAIIEKLKLPIPFPNTLSLITEKSKKYNTDYWKVFPASYQPEETLYKQLVFAIKYEGINLLVFKSLFNTISKNEIETILNIEPMGQYSRKIWFLYEWLQQEEINVAVDLKKRKYIPLLDTKIQYAIKGEESVRQKIINNLPGTKDFCPLIFKTKKLENHINANVSGKKNALLNSIHKDVLQRASSFLLLKDSKASFTIEGENPGNNRAMRWGKAIGQAGQKTLSIEELIRLQQIVIENSRFIAMGLRKKGGFVGEHDRVTGEPIPDHISAKEDTIEQLLNGLIATNEALQDDTYDAVLAAATIAFGFVFIHPFVDGNGRLHRYIIHHILAKKAFTQQGIIFPVSSSILDHIDDYKNVLESYSHPLLDHIEWNETEDHNVEVTNDTIDLYRYFDATKQAEFLYDCVEDTLKRVIPEEVTYLQNYDDFKKYIDNHFEMPDKMVAILVRFLEQNDGVLSKRALKKEFSALKEKEIEEIETNYNSIFLEA; this comes from the coding sequence ATGGAAATAGAGATACCTTCAATTAAAACATCCGTATTCCAAGGTAACACCACACCTGAAAACGGGAAAATAGTGGGTTATGGTGCCATTATAGAAAAATTGAAGTTACCCATACCATTTCCAAATACATTATCTCTAATTACTGAAAAAAGTAAAAAATACAATACCGATTATTGGAAAGTTTTTCCAGCTTCATACCAACCAGAAGAAACCTTATACAAACAACTAGTATTTGCAATTAAATATGAGGGCATTAACCTTTTAGTGTTTAAATCGTTATTTAATACCATTTCTAAAAATGAAATAGAGACCATTTTAAATATAGAGCCAATGGGCCAATACAGCCGAAAAATTTGGTTTTTATATGAATGGCTGCAACAAGAGGAAATTAATGTAGCGGTTGATTTAAAAAAACGCAAATACATTCCTCTATTAGATACTAAAATACAATACGCAATAAAAGGAGAGGAATCCGTAAGACAAAAAATTATAAACAACCTTCCCGGAACAAAAGACTTTTGCCCATTAATATTTAAAACCAAAAAATTAGAAAATCATATTAATGCTAATGTATCTGGCAAAAAAAATGCATTGCTAAATAGTATCCATAAAGATGTCTTACAAAGAGCATCTTCTTTTTTATTGTTAAAAGATTCTAAAGCTTCATTTACCATAGAAGGCGAAAATCCGGGAAATAATAGGGCAATGCGTTGGGGAAAGGCCATTGGTCAGGCAGGTCAAAAAACATTAAGCATTGAAGAATTAATTCGCTTACAGCAAATAGTAATAGAAAACAGTAGGTTTATAGCTATGGGGCTACGAAAAAAAGGAGGATTTGTTGGTGAACATGACCGCGTAACAGGCGAACCTATTCCGGACCATATTTCCGCCAAAGAAGATACTATTGAACAATTATTAAATGGATTAATTGCTACCAATGAAGCATTGCAGGACGATACCTATGATGCCGTGTTAGCAGCAGCTACCATAGCATTTGGCTTTGTTTTTATTCACCCCTTTGTTGATGGGAATGGCCGTTTACATCGGTATATTATTCATCATATTTTGGCAAAAAAGGCCTTTACACAACAAGGTATTATTTTTCCTGTGTCGTCATCCATACTGGACCATATTGATGATTATAAAAACGTTTTAGAATCGTATTCACATCCCTTATTGGACCATATTGAGTGGAATGAAACCGAAGATCATAATGTAGAGGTTACAAATGACACTATAGATCTTTACCGTTACTTTGATGCCACTAAACAAGCGGAATTTTTATATGATTGTGTGGAAGATACTTTAAAACGTGTTATTCCGGAAGAAGTAACCTATTTGCAAAACTATGATGATTTTAAAAAATATATAGATAACCATTTTGAAATGCCGGATAAAATGGTTGCTATTCTGGTTCGTTTTTTAGAGCAAAATGATGGGGTATTATCAAAAAGAGCTTTAAAAAAGGAATTTTCAGCGTTAAAAGAGAAAGAAATTGAGGAAATCGAAACGAATTATAATAGCATTTTTTTAGAAGCATAA
- a CDS encoding type I restriction endonuclease subunit R — protein MSHQSETILENNLIQQLVGLGYTAVKVPDATALVANLKSQLEAFNKTSYSNKEFDGILNHLEKGKVFEKAKTLRDRFSFIRENGEVCYVRFFDSENSNNNLFQVTNQISLEGSYKNRYDVTLLVNGLPLVQLELKRRGIEIKEAFNQINRYQLHSFWSTHGLFQYVQLFVISNGGNTKYLANNELQSVLQTFFWADKNNKRITELPEFADAFLNIDHLGKMIAQYVVINETYKNMMVLRPYQYYATEAIIHQVKNTTENGYIWHTTGSGKTLTSFKASQILMDLPEVYKVVFVVDRKDLDYQTMKEFNAFKEGSVDTTENTTSLVHQFLGKFKDKKGVRKDSDLIITTIQKLNNAISGHNKTKLAPLKNERFVFIFDECHRSQFGDTHARITEFFSNSQLFGFTGTPIFADNASKNDLGKRTTKDLFGNCLHKYVITDAIRDENVLRFAIEYIGKYKNKSKTFIDIEVEDIDKKEVLDSPKRLTKIADYIIAHHDQKTFSKAYSALFAVSSIDNLIKYYDIFQQKKEAGEHNLRIATIFTYGTNEDSTDAQDFLPDDAELSMAAEPQETYKRSHSRDKLEKYIGDYNAMYSTSYTTKDQQQFENYFKNISKRLKEREKITFNDEKDRLDIVIVVNMMLTGFDAKKVNTLYVDKNLKQHGLIQAFSRTNRILGDQKSQGNILCFRNLKKATDDAITLFSNKDAIEVVTMPDYEVIAEKFDEALKNLREITPTYQSVNDLATENDEAAFVQTFRRLLRNMNVLQSYSDFDWDDLPISEQEFTGYQGKYRDLYDKVRRANAKQKTSILADIDFELELIHSDTINVAYIFMLLAKLKNAKSSEAKAQKKAILDLLGGDTMLRSKRELIEKFIDENLPKIDDTDTIQDEFETYWQEQKVLALGKLCDEENLDKAQFKALIDTYIYSGQEPIKDDVFKCLDNRPSILKAREIGERILSKMKEFVQVFIEGMTG, from the coding sequence ATGAGCCATCAATCCGAAACCATACTAGAAAACAACCTAATCCAACAATTGGTTGGTTTGGGTTACACCGCTGTAAAAGTACCAGATGCTACTGCACTTGTTGCTAATTTAAAAAGTCAGCTTGAGGCATTTAATAAAACCTCCTATTCTAATAAGGAATTTGATGGGATCTTAAATCATTTAGAAAAAGGTAAGGTGTTTGAAAAAGCCAAAACCTTACGGGATAGGTTTAGTTTTATCAGAGAAAATGGCGAGGTGTGTTATGTGCGCTTTTTTGATTCAGAAAATTCGAATAACAACTTGTTTCAAGTTACCAACCAAATAAGCTTAGAGGGTTCTTATAAAAACAGGTATGATGTAACGCTGTTAGTAAATGGCTTGCCTTTGGTGCAATTAGAATTAAAGCGTAGAGGTATTGAAATTAAAGAAGCTTTTAATCAAATAAACAGGTACCAATTACATAGTTTCTGGAGTACTCATGGCTTGTTTCAATATGTTCAATTATTTGTAATTAGTAATGGTGGTAACACAAAATATTTGGCAAATAATGAGTTACAGTCGGTTTTACAGACCTTCTTTTGGGCAGACAAAAACAATAAACGTATTACGGAGCTGCCTGAATTTGCAGATGCATTTTTAAATATTGATCATTTAGGTAAAATGATTGCGCAATACGTGGTCATTAACGAAACCTACAAAAACATGATGGTCTTGCGCCCGTATCAATACTACGCTACTGAGGCTATCATTCATCAAGTAAAGAACACTACTGAAAACGGCTATATTTGGCACACTACAGGTTCAGGAAAAACATTAACCTCATTTAAAGCAAGCCAAATTTTAATGGATTTGCCAGAGGTGTACAAAGTAGTTTTTGTGGTAGATCGTAAAGATCTAGATTACCAAACCATGAAAGAGTTTAATGCTTTTAAAGAGGGCAGTGTAGATACTACAGAGAACACCACGAGTTTGGTGCATCAATTTCTAGGGAAATTTAAAGATAAAAAAGGCGTTCGTAAAGATTCCGATTTAATCATTACCACCATTCAAAAATTAAACAATGCTATTTCTGGGCATAACAAAACCAAATTAGCGCCTTTAAAAAACGAACGTTTCGTATTTATTTTTGACGAATGTCACCGTAGTCAGTTTGGTGACACCCATGCAAGAATTACAGAATTTTTTAGCAACAGCCAATTATTTGGTTTTACAGGGACCCCAATTTTTGCAGATAATGCTTCTAAAAACGACTTAGGGAAGCGTACCACCAAAGATTTATTTGGCAATTGCCTTCATAAATATGTGATAACAGATGCTATCCGCGATGAAAATGTATTGCGCTTTGCCATAGAGTATATTGGTAAATACAAAAACAAGAGTAAGACTTTTATAGATATAGAAGTAGAAGATATTGATAAGAAAGAAGTGCTAGATTCCCCAAAGCGATTAACTAAAATTGCAGATTACATTATAGCACATCACGATCAAAAAACTTTCAGCAAGGCATATTCTGCTTTGTTTGCTGTAAGTAGCATTGATAATCTTATCAAGTATTATGATATTTTTCAGCAGAAAAAAGAAGCTGGCGAACATAATTTGCGCATAGCTACCATATTTACCTATGGCACCAATGAAGATAGTACTGACGCTCAAGATTTCTTGCCTGATGATGCAGAGCTCTCTATGGCAGCAGAACCCCAAGAAACGTACAAACGAAGCCATTCAAGAGATAAGCTAGAAAAGTATATTGGTGATTACAATGCCATGTACAGCACCAGCTACACTACAAAAGACCAACAACAATTTGAAAACTATTTTAAAAACATTAGCAAGCGTTTAAAAGAACGTGAAAAAATAACGTTTAATGATGAAAAAGACCGTTTAGATATTGTTATTGTAGTGAACATGATGCTTACCGGTTTTGATGCTAAAAAGGTAAACACATTGTATGTTGATAAAAATTTAAAGCAGCATGGCTTAATACAAGCTTTCTCTAGAACTAATAGAATTTTAGGAGACCAAAAATCTCAAGGAAATATTTTGTGTTTTAGAAATCTAAAAAAGGCTACTGACGATGCCATTACCTTATTTTCAAACAAAGATGCTATTGAAGTGGTAACCATGCCAGATTATGAGGTAATTGCAGAAAAGTTTGATGAAGCGCTAAAAAACCTACGAGAAATAACACCCACTTACCAAAGCGTTAATGACTTAGCTACGGAAAATGATGAAGCTGCTTTTGTACAAACATTCAGAAGACTTTTAAGAAACATGAATGTATTACAGTCCTACTCAGATTTTGATTGGGATGATTTACCAATAAGTGAGCAAGAATTTACAGGTTACCAAGGAAAATACAGAGATTTATATGATAAAGTAAGGCGGGCTAACGCAAAACAAAAAACATCAATCTTAGCAGATATAGATTTTGAGTTAGAGTTGATACACAGCGATACTATAAATGTAGCTTATATTTTTATGCTATTAGCGAAACTTAAAAATGCAAAGTCGTCTGAAGCAAAGGCACAGAAAAAAGCAATACTAGATCTTTTGGGGGGCGATACCATGTTGCGTAGCAAACGTGAACTTATCGAAAAATTTATAGATGAAAATCTACCAAAAATTGATGACACAGATACTATTCAAGATGAATTTGAAACCTATTGGCAAGAGCAAAAAGTACTAGCACTGGGTAAACTTTGTGACGAAGAGAATTTAGATAAAGCACAGTTTAAAGCCTTAATTGACACGTATATCTATAGTGGACAAGAACCTATAAAAGATGACGTTTTTAAATGCTTAGACAATAGACCAAGTATTTTAAAAGCACGTGAAATAGGTGAACGCATTTTATCTAAAATGAAAGAGTTTGTACAAGTTTTTATAGAAGGTATGACGGGGTAA
- a CDS encoding helix-turn-helix domain-containing protein: MHSKDLIEAIKTRRDNLDVTQELLADLSGVGLRTLKQFESGKGNPTLETLQKLGNALGMELTFTIKELK, from the coding sequence ATGCACTCAAAAGATTTAATAGAAGCTATAAAAACACGTAGAGACAATCTAGATGTAACACAAGAACTACTTGCAGACCTTTCTGGTGTAGGTTTGCGTACGCTTAAACAATTTGAAAGCGGTAAAGGAAATCCAACCCTAGAAACGTTACAAAAATTGGGTAATGCATTAGGTATGGAATTAACATTTACGATTAAAGAACTTAAATAA
- a CDS encoding HipA N-terminal domain-containing protein — protein sequence MRQAEVLYKKEKAGMLTQLDDASFVFTYQDSWFNDINKPAISLTLPKTQQKYTSKHLFSFFYNMLPEGSNKQTVCFQNRIDTKDHFGILLTTAKQDTIGAVTIKKLDK from the coding sequence ATGAGACAAGCTGAGGTTCTATATAAAAAAGAAAAGGCAGGCATGTTGACACAGTTAGACGATGCCAGTTTTGTATTTACGTATCAAGATAGTTGGTTTAACGATATTAATAAACCAGCAATTAGTTTAACCTTACCTAAAACACAACAAAAATATACGTCTAAACATTTGTTTTCTTTTTTTTATAATATGTTACCAGAAGGCTCTAACAAGCAAACGGTTTGTTTTCAAAACCGTATAGATACCAAAGATCATTTTGGCATCTTGTTAACGACAGCAAAACAAGATACTATTGGTGCAGTAACTATTAAAAAACTAGACAAATAA